The sequence below is a genomic window from Neoarius graeffei isolate fNeoGra1 chromosome 4, fNeoGra1.pri, whole genome shotgun sequence.
ACAGAGTTGCGATGCCTCATGTCTGGGTCAATGAAGTTTCCGGCGCCACTCACAACGTAACCAACACCGGACTCCTTGAAGTACTGAAAGGAGAGTCGAGAAACATTATTCCTACCTACAGTGAATTACTACAACTAAAAATCAgatagttgggatggtatgggaccacacacacacacacacaccctttaagGGCATTCCAACAAAAACACaagcacattctgcacacattacaaaggcatggctgtggacgaGGGTGTGTCCTCCCtgttcccaatagagaatgtatgGAGAATTTAGAAGTGAAAAATGTGACCATGAAGACTCTGTACTGCTGCACACctcaagacctgtttgcaggaagaatggaacaagACACCCGAAatgtcacttggtgtcttcaaatCATTAAACACCcaagttgtgagaaggaatggaaacactgaatacaatgctttactgtcccaacttccaAGAAAATTTTCTAAATAAAGTGTACAATATGAAACAAAACCTGCTTAAGtcaagtgcaatacaggtcaaaattTACAGATTAGTTAATTTCAACAGTGTCCCACATTTCTGATTTGGTTTGTAAATCTGACATTTTTGTGAATTTGGTTGTAGAGCCAAATTTATAAAACCAGAAGATCTCAAATCTGTCCCTTACTCACTAGCCTGCTCTACAGGAAACTACTTGGGGCAGATGTCCGTTACACACAAGCTTGCATTTCCAAATTGGGTTTATCCATGAAACAATTCAATGACCACCTGAACTGCATCACAAAAAAAAGTTCATGCTCTTTACAAGATCAGGTTTTCTgcttggcacactttccacatcAGCACCAGATAGTTGCTGAATCCTTTCTCCAGCCTTCCCAACTTTGAATTTGCAAGACACCACCAATTTCCTCACTAGAATCATCCAATTTGCTGCTGAACTCACTTCCCCAGATGTGGATAGTCTGAGGTTCATACAGATCTAGTTTCTATGTCGTCCATATTGACTTGACAACTCATCCAATTAAATCCAGGCTAACAAGCAAGTTTACATCAGCTACACTTAACTTCCATATCTGGCCATCAACAACTTGACATATCCTGGGCACCATTAGTTGCCCGTGTGCAAAATGCTTGATGTGATTTTGGACTTCAGCACTTAAAGGtattcataaatggttaaatcaggtggctgcacttgtgtacaTTATAATTAGAGCTTGTACAATCAATACTGAGCACATTTAAATACTGTCCAGGTACCCTTTAACCATTATCCTAGGATTTGCAGTCCAATGAGGTAATACAAAAGGGCTGCACCACCAAAGctgtagtgtgcaaagtgtctcaAGTCCTACAACCAAATATCTAAACATTTAGGACCTTGCTTACACCAGGAAATCCACCCACCATTATTCTCCACCTTCATGCCAACTGGAAGCTTCTTGGTGAGACTAGAAACTTACCTGCAGGTTGTGATCATGTCCACACAGGTAAGCTGTGGCTTTGTATTTGACCAGCAGGGGGCGAAGCTTTCTCACCAGGCAGTCAGTAGGCCCATGTTTGGACACTGACCAGACAGGATAATGCCCAGCAACAAGCAGGAAGTCAGCTGTGGAGCGGTGCAAGTGTTCCTGTAGCCACAGCAGCTGGCGGTTGGCCAACACACTACTCATTGGTGCACTTGGCTTTTCATCATGGAAGTCATCACTGTTTCCACAAAGAAGCACTGTATCCAACATTAGCACCTGCAGAGTGGTGGTAGTGTGTGGGATGACGAAGTTCAAGTCATAGTAGTAATAAGGGAAATTCCTGTGAAATTAAAAGGAGGAGTCATAAACTAAAGATACAAAGTCTGCAGATAAACAGTTGTGGATTATAGgggaaactgggggggggggggggggtacaggtTAGTGAAGCACTGAACAGCTTACATCTGCCTACATCTCCAAGCACAGACCAAATGAACACAGACAGTTGTAAACAAAAATGCCTGTCCACTCGGCTCAAAATAACCATCCAAAACACCCATAAGTTTGAAAGAAAGTGCAACTATCCAAGACAGATGATATTTGCATGTAATCCAATTAGATAAATTTGCAAGTTGAAAAATTTCAGAGCTTGCTACTGTGCAAGCTCACCTGCATCACCCTTATGGCAGGTGTCCATctagctccccccccccccaagaagtaAAGCTCTGGTCAGGCACTAGGAACCACTTCATTTGAAAAGACCCAACTTACCAGCTTGTTTCCATGACAATTACCACTAACCACTGTTGTGCAAGACTAGCATTACCCTTCACTTTTCATTATCCATGTttggcatggggggggggggggacccacacCAAGCCCAAACAAGAGGATTCTTCCCTCCCCATACTTGTATGGGGGAGCTCCTGACCACTCAATGTGACAGCCATAGAGCAAGGACGTGGGTGCATGACACCATCATACAGCTCAGGATAGACACAGCCAAAACAAGCCTTCATGGTTATCAGGGTGATGATAGTGATAACACCAGCACCTTTCTGAAGAGCTTGATTTAACTAGAATTACCTGGAGCTTGGGGTGTTTCTATGGACACCCACCCTTAGATAAACCTCAAAATAGTTCAGATGTAAAAATTGATTTGGATGCAGTTTTGCTACACCAGACaacacaaagggggggggggggggggggggaacaccagAAGTGATGGGATAATGGAAGACAGTCTAACCATCGTTGGGACATTTTGCTGTACAGGATCTGGGCATGAACGTTCCCTGCATGGTCATGGTTGCCAGCAATAACATACCAGGGAATATTTAGAGATTTAGCAGTGTAGACATTCTCAAATGTCTCCTAAAACAGCAAGAGTAAAAAGTGAGAACCAGGGTTAGGTTTGAAAATGCTGTCAAGTACCAAAAGTAAACAGACTTTCAGGACCTACAGAAAATATCAGATCAAAGGGCACACATGCTGATGGATATGAAGGTGTCAAACTATTTACATGGTGCAACTATTCACTGTTCATACTAGCTGCTGATTCTGCAATTCTTACTGAAACTATATATTACAGTACTGTAATTGCAGCATTACATTACTTCAAGTCATCCTATTATTTGATATTTACTTACAAGTTAACCAACCTAGTCCAGAGTTTCTCTACTTcaaaagattgagagagagagtacatctAAAGTGACCAGTGGCTGAAGTTTTGTGCAACAGCATAAAAACACACCTGAAACCTGGGATCATCCACACCCCTCACACCTCTATAATAAAAGTTATCTCCAAGGGCTAAAACAAAGTCAGCTCCAAGCTGCTCAGCAGTTTGGCCCATTTCCCGTGCTGTGGCCCATTCAACAGGTGTGACAAAGGGTGCATTAGGCAAACCGCCCCAGTCTCCAACCACCAGGAACCGGATGGATGATTGATTAGCTGTAAAACAGGGTCACATCAAAAGAAAAGCTACATTTATTTTCTGCATGTACAGGGCAACATTAACTTTAAATCCAGTCAGAGAAGCAGCAagattcacttgtcctgaccagaaCCTTATTACCATGCATTTCCTAGTTCAGTGAAAGGAGCAGGATTAAGTTGATCAAAAAGTGTCATGCAGAATATGAACCACTTTGTATTCATGCATGGGTTAGAGTTGGGTCCTTCACATAGTTCCAGCAGTACAGTCAAGTGTAAATTACCCATTTTCAATAAAACTAAACAatccaaagccccattatggtgcatgtgttggTACCCATTACCtggtctgcagttttaagagagtTAGACtcccccaaattcaaagcttctggaggaaatgaagttaaatcttgattaagccagtaaaacttgaagttaaagaaataaaagcaaaagaaaacaaaattggACATAAGGGTGACAATCACGCTGAGAATGAAAAACCACAAGTTCGGCACTGTTGCAAAATTCCTGCCAAATATTTTACGACACATTAAACGTCAACCATACAaattaaaaatacaataaaacggCTGAAtgagaagattcaccacagatcctTTATTGAGGCATTTGATCATTTCTCGGATCGATTAATTCAGAGTCTAAGaacctataattagatattacggtGGTTATTTTCACACCTCACACACCCTGCTGTACACCACTTCCCTGGAATTATGTTAAAAAAGCCAGCTCACTGAGAGGACTGAACTGGTCTTGTTGGAACTTTAACGCTTGAATAATtactagaagaaaaaaaaatggccaTTTTCAACAATCCCTAAAAAGATGTTGTCCCTAAAAGATATAAAAGCATAAAGGCATCATTACTGTTACCTGGAGCAGCTATATAATACTTTACTTTTCTCTCATCTGTAAACCAAATTAGATCGGCCTATATGTAGAAAGTGTTACCATAAAATATGTAAACTACTCGTACCATTCATCTAAACTGAATATTATGATTAACTCATTTCAGATTCTACTGCAACTTTAGCAAGTCTCCAAGGAATTTGGCCTGATCATGTAGCCTTTAGCAGCTCGCCAGCTGGTATAAATAGTCATGTGTTCATGTGCACTATTAAACTCACCTCAGCATGTCTTACATTCATTTactccaccatgggcaatgctaaaAAGTCAGTCAGTGAGTGTTAAACCGTTTAGTATGAAACAGTCATTATTTTGACCCCCATTAGGCAAGGGACACTTGTAGTCTGgagtgaagtgggttttgtatttagTTTTTTGGGGCACTGCCATGACACTCCTGGATACACTGAACTGATGGAGTCTCAGTCCAGGAGAGAGACATCTTGTTCAATAGACCAAGTCAGTTTGcatgaggctttgcaccatcatgtgaACCCCCCCCCCAGAATTAGAATGTCCTTTGTCATTTTACAAATCAATTGTATAATGAGATTGGAGAGCTACTCCCtttccagtgcaaaaaaaaaaaaaaaaaaaaaacacccttaaatcctaaaaaaaattacaaaaatttaaataagtataaagaGTGTCTTATATCCAAGTATGAATATGAATGAGCTATGTACAGGATAATTTGTATTGCACAGATGAGAGAGCAGCAGTGACATGTTTTGCATAATGTAGACATATTTGTAGCTGTTGTTTCCTCTCAGAGTTCAGTATGGTGATGGCTCTTGGGAAGAAGGGGTTTTTCATTCTGGTAGTCCTTGCTTTGATACATCCATAGCACCTCCCAGAAGGAAGCAGCTCAAACAGCTGGGAGGCAAGATGTGAAGTGTCCTTGATGATGCTCCAAGCTCGCGTATgtatccatcagggaggggagagggcaggcaACAATCCTCTGTGCTGCTGTGACTGTTCTTTGAAGCCTCCCTCTGTCTGCAGCAATGCAGCTCCCATACCAGGTGGACAAGCAGTATGTCAGCAGGCTTTCAATGGAGGAGCAGTAGAAGGCCAGCAGCAGCTTCTGGTCTaggttgttcttcctgaggactctcaggaagtgtagaagctgctgagccttctttatAATGGCCGAGATGTTGATTGTTCAGGAGAGGTCAGAGATCTAGACTCCCAGGAATCTGAACTTGTGGACCCTCTTCACACACTCGCTGGGGGGGGAATCACTTttcttcctcctgaagtccacaatgattTGTCTTTGTGGTGTTTAGAGCCAGGTTGTTTACTGAACACCAGGTCGTGAGCCTctgaacctcctctctgtaggcggtCTTGTCTCCATCTGAGATCAGcctgaccactgtggtgtcatcagcaaatttgACGATCATGTCGCCGTGGACTGGACTGCAGTCGTAGGTGTAGAGacggtacaggagggggctcagcatgcAGCCTTGTGGTGAACCGGTGCCCAGTGTATGTGTGGAGGAaaggtgggggccaagtctcacaggctGGGGCTTGTTGGTCAAAAAGTCCTTAGTCAAggtgcatggggggggggggggggggaggcctaGAATGTCCAGCTTTGTGATCAGAGTGTCCGGGATGATCGTATTAAATGCCGAGCTGTAGTCTACAAAGAGCATTCTTGCATAGCTCTGCTGCTGTTCCAGGTGGCTCAACACAGCGTGCAGGGTGAGGGCAACAGGGCAGTGGTCATTGAGGCTGGTTGTGGGTAACTGTTTTGGGATGGGAATTATTGTGGCTGATTTCAGGCAGGTAGGGATGACTGTTTGGGCCAGTGAGAGATTGAAGATCCTGCAGAGGGTGTGGGACAGCCAGTGGGCATATGCTCCGAGCACCTTGCCAGGTACTCCGTCTGGACCGGCAGCCTTCCTGGGGTTCACTGCCTGGAG
It includes:
- the acp5a gene encoding tartrate-resistant acid phosphatase type 5a isoform X2, with translation MAFQMVSILFIALPVVLSSPPSVSDLAAGRTNQSSIRFLVVGDWGGLPNAPFVTPVEWATAREMGQTAEQLGADFVLALGDNFYYRGVRGVDDPRFQETFENVYTAKSLNIPWYVIAGNHDHAGNVHAQILYSKMSQRWNFPYYYYDLNFVIPHTTTTLQVLMLDTVLLCGNSDDFHDEKPSAPMSSVLANRQLLWLQEHLHRSTADFLLVAGHYPVWSVSKHGPTDCLVRKLRPLLVKYKATAYLCGHDHNLQYFKESGVGYVVSGAGNFIDPDMRHRNSVPRDSLKFFTGKSSTLGGFAHMEVTDKKLTVTFIQARGSSLYRTILPKRSL
- the acp5a gene encoding tartrate-resistant acid phosphatase type 5a isoform X3; translated protein: MMVSILFIALPVVLSSPPSVSDLAAGRTNQSSIRFLVVGDWGGLPNAPFVTPVEWATAREMGQTAEQLGADFVLALGDNFYYRGVRGVDDPRFQETFENVYTAKSLNIPWYVIAGNHDHAGNVHAQILYSKMSQRWNFPYYYYDLNFVIPHTTTTLQVLMLDTVLLCGNSDDFHDEKPSAPMSSVLANRQLLWLQEHLHRSTADFLLVAGHYPVWSVSKHGPTDCLVRKLRPLLVKYKATAYLCGHDHNLQYFKESGVGYVVSGAGNFIDPDMRHRNSVPRDSLKFFTGKSSTLGGFAHMEVTDKKLTVTFIQARGSSLYRTILPKRSL
- the acp5a gene encoding tartrate-resistant acid phosphatase type 5a isoform X1 → MMAFQMVSILFIALPVVLSSPPSVSDLAAGRTNQSSIRFLVVGDWGGLPNAPFVTPVEWATAREMGQTAEQLGADFVLALGDNFYYRGVRGVDDPRFQETFENVYTAKSLNIPWYVIAGNHDHAGNVHAQILYSKMSQRWNFPYYYYDLNFVIPHTTTTLQVLMLDTVLLCGNSDDFHDEKPSAPMSSVLANRQLLWLQEHLHRSTADFLLVAGHYPVWSVSKHGPTDCLVRKLRPLLVKYKATAYLCGHDHNLQYFKESGVGYVVSGAGNFIDPDMRHRNSVPRDSLKFFTGKSSTLGGFAHMEVTDKKLTVTFIQARGSSLYRTILPKRSL